A single region of the Lycium barbarum isolate Lr01 chromosome 2, ASM1917538v2, whole genome shotgun sequence genome encodes:
- the LOC132627105 gene encoding RNA-binding protein Y14A-like: MANAEVEAVDFEPEEDDLMDEDVDATSSPTIPKLKSAITGGGSSSSSAPKKTKGRGFREEAAEADRNARLSARFDSLDTHGGPGPERSIEGWIVLVTGVNEETQEDDLHNEFGEFGEIKNLHLNLDRRTGFVKGYAFIEYENFEEAQKAINEKDGAEFLTQTVHVDWAFSRGPFKRRNARRRDPRGHRSRSPRRRF, encoded by the exons ATGGCGAATGCGGAGGTAGAGGCGGTAGACTTCGAGCCAGAGGAAGACGATTTGATGGACGAAGATGTTGATGCCACGTCGTCACCAACAATTCCTAAGCTCAAATCTGCCATCACCGGCGgcggctcatcatcatcatcggcTCCGAAGAAGACAAAAGGACGGGGTTTCCGTGAAGAAGCAGCTGAGGCTGACCGTAATGCCCGCTTGTCTGCCCGCTTCGATTCTCTCGATACCCATGGCGGTCCTGGTCCTGAACGAT CCATTGAAGGATGGATTGTTTTAGTTACTGGGGTTAATGAAGAGACACAAGAAGATGATCTTCATAATGAGTTTGGCGAGTTTGGAGAAATCAAGAATTTGCATTTGAATCTGGATCGTCGGACTGGATTTGTCAAG GGCTACGCATTCATAGAATATGAGAACTTTGAAGAAGCACAGAAAGCTATAAATGAAAAGGATGGAGCTGAGTTTCTCACACAGACTGTACATGTTGATTGGGCATTTAGCAGAGGTCCTTTCAAGAGGAGGAATGCTAGGAGGAG AGATCCGCGTGGCCATCGTTCTAGAAGTCCCAGGCGGAGATTCTAA